A stretch of DNA from Candidatus Cloacimonadota bacterium:
TCACGCTCATACTTTAGAAATTCTTCCAGATAGATGAACGGAAAACTGGTATAGGCATGTCCATAGCCACATTTGATGATTTCAGCGTTTATAAACAGAGAATCGCTAGCTCTGTAGGCATACGCAAGCATCCTGTCATAACGGTCTTTATGGTTCGTGGCACTGTTACTTTGATCGTATTTAAAAAACACTTCTTCGCCTTCTAATAGGTCTTTCAAGAAGTCACTGGCCTCAATGCCAAAATATTCCACATCTTTATTGGGATGTACGGATTCCGGAGTATCTACTCCAATTAACCGAATTCTCACATCTTCACCATTAATACTCGCAATAAAGGTATCTCCATCGACAACGCGGACAACAGGATATTGATCTACAGAAATACTACTCTTTTCGGGACAGGTAAAGATGCTAAGAAGGATGATTGCAGCCAGTGCTAAAATTAGTACATATTTCAAAAAGCCATCCTTAGGGATAGATGATATTGTTTTTACCCGATAAAGGATTTAACGCAGTTGCCAAATTAATCCCGTAAAGACTGCTAAGAATGCTTTCTTGCATCAATTCCTCCGGACTTCCGGCGCAAAGCAGGCTGCCTTCCTTTAGAAAAAGCATACTGTCGGCATAGTTGGCAGAAAGATTAAGATTGTGCGAAATGAGTAAAATGCCCTTGTTTTGATTACTACTAATCTCGCGCAACAAGCGCATGATTTCCAGTTGATAGTTGATATCCAATTGCGAAATGCTTTCATCCAGAAAGATGTATGGTGTTTGCTGTACCAAAGCTCGAGCTAAGTATACGCGCTGCTTCTCACCCCCGCTTAACTGGTGAAGAAGACGGTTTCTTAGTGGATACAAATCCATTTGCTTTAGAGTTTCGTTCACGATGTGACGGTCTTGATCATTATGGCTTTGCATAAGACCCATAAAGGGATAGCGACCCATCAATACTGTGTCGGAGACGCTATAATCGAATTCACTATGCAATTCCTGAGGAATATAGGCGATAGTTTTAGCCAATTCTGCTCGGCTACATTTGCCTAAGTCTTTGCCTTTAATAAGGATTCTTCCCCGTTTGGGTTTTAGAAAACCCATCAAAGCATAAAGCAAGGTAGATTTACCTGCTCCATTTGGTCCCAATAAAATAGTAAAAGCTTGAGCTGGGAGGTCGAATGACACACCATGCAATACTTCTTTATCTAAATAACCACAGGATAGTTGCTCTACTTGAATCATATTAGTCTGAAGGATCTTTTTTCATCTGTAGCAATTGAGCTTTTGCTTTTATTACATAAGATTGGGGGCCATTGGCTGCGGCGGCTCTCGTTAAATAGTTATGCGCTTGCTCAAAGTTATCTGTGGCAAGATAGATCATGCCAATGTGATAGAAAAGCTCGGCGGAATCCACAGAAGTGGCTTGTACTGCCATTATGTACTCATGGGCTTTTTCATAGTCCTTGCGCAGATAGTGTAGCCAAGCCATAGAATCCATGTAGCTGATAGAATTTGGCTCTTGTTTAAGTGCCTCCGAGATTAGGATTTCTGCTTCATCCCAACGCTCGGGTTCATTAAGCAATAGATAACCAAGGTTGTTCATTAGCATGGCATCACGTGGCCAGCGTTTAAGAGCTTGTCTCAGATACACTTTTTGCGGTTGTTCATCCTCTTTGCTTGCATAATGATTCAATATATTTATAACATCTGCTTTTGCCCCAAAACCCTTATCCCAAAGGTATTTGCTATAATTGAAGGCGGCATCATTTAGATTATTGGTACTAGAACCGTTTAACAAAAAGAGCAGATAGTCTTTTAGAACACTCTCTTCCAGATTGATGTTCACGGCTTTCATTATTTCCTGTTTGTTCTGCTCCAACTCGCTTTCGCTCAGATTAGAATGCAAGATGGCTGAAAACAGAGCCCCACTAATATCAGATGAGCTAAAGATTAGTTCTGAGATTTCTTTAATGGCTTTGGAATTCTTATTCTGAATCGCTTGAAAAAGCATTATTGCAGCATACTTGCTATCGTTTTCTGGTTCGGGTATTTTGTTGTGCAAGTGTTCCATAAGGAAATTGAATACGGGCTCAGATTGAGCTTGCAGTGCTGTTGTAGCCAAAACAATCAACATACCAGTGTCCTGGATTTGCACTATTTTATCCTTATGCGCAAATACCTGTTGCGGATCTGGTTTCTGATTGTAGAAATACAAAAAGCCCAACATCGCTTCTGCATCTTTCGGATAAGAAAGGGCTTTAAAGCGTTCTTCCGGCAAGCCTTTGTCTTTCTTTGTATCTAAAAGCGAAAGCAAAATGGTTTCAGTTAATAGGTTAGGAGGTGCTTCTTCCAACAGGGCAATAGACCTATCTTCATCTATTTCAAGCCAAGATAGCGCAAGCAGCTGTTGCATTTCCCACTCATTTTGTAGATGCGCTTCTGCCTGCTCCAATAGGTGGGTATTAGCTTTCCCTAATAG
This window harbors:
- a CDS encoding thermonuclease family protein, with product MKYVLILALAAIILLSIFTCPEKSSISVDQYPVVRVVDGDTFIASINGEDVRIRLIGVDTPESVHPNKDVEYFGIEASDFLKDLLEGEEVFFKYDQSNSATNHKDRYDRMLAYAYRASDSLFINAEIIKCGYGHAYTSFPFIYLEEFLKYER
- a CDS encoding ABC transporter ATP-binding protein, producing the protein MIQVEQLSCGYLDKEVLHGVSFDLPAQAFTILLGPNGAGKSTLLYALMGFLKPKRGRILIKGKDLGKCSRAELAKTIAYIPQELHSEFDYSVSDTVLMGRYPFMGLMQSHNDQDRHIVNETLKQMDLYPLRNRLLHQLSGGEKQRVYLARALVQQTPYIFLDESISQLDINYQLEIMRLLREISSNQNKGILLISHNLNLSANYADSMLFLKEGSLLCAGSPEELMQESILSSLYGINLATALNPLSGKNNIIYP
- a CDS encoding tetratricopeptide repeat protein, producing the protein MTVKNCIGLVVLSMLWACSHVNHQHFPQPEAREVWIDASQPNTASLYYLLSGSYLSAWQEYGVADQVLNMAITQDPNSPQLHKAYFMNATKYYRSMISPETKNLLKSFLKDAQNEYQFDEDMLIDAYRAYEDLEDYEGMTWSATQLCQRYPSSRAYYYKYNADKKLLGKANTHLLEQAEAHLQNEWEMQQLLALSWLEIDEDRSIALLEEAPPNLLTETILLSLLDTKKDKGLPEERFKALSYPKDAEAMLGFLYFYNQKPDPQQVFAHKDKIVQIQDTGMLIVLATTALQAQSEPVFNFLMEHLHNKIPEPENDSKYAAIMLFQAIQNKNSKAIKEISELIFSSSDISGALFSAILHSNLSESELEQNKQEIMKAVNINLEESVLKDYLLFLLNGSSTNNLNDAAFNYSKYLWDKGFGAKADVINILNHYASKEDEQPQKVYLRQALKRWPRDAMLMNNLGYLLLNEPERWDEAEILISEALKQEPNSISYMDSMAWLHYLRKDYEKAHEYIMAVQATSVDSAELFYHIGMIYLATDNFEQAHNYLTRAAAANGPQSYVIKAKAQLLQMKKDPSD